In Zingiber officinale cultivar Zhangliang chromosome 3A, Zo_v1.1, whole genome shotgun sequence, the DNA window TTCTTCAAAGTGACTAATACTTAGATGACCAACCTGATCCCACAGAAATTTTCCACTGGTCATCAAAATAAATCGAGAAATACTAATAGAAGCTCATCAACCAACATTCTCAAGCCCGCTTCTCACTGAAAAAAATTCTTACAATACGCCATAGCTGAAATTCAAATCTTAAATCTCTTAATTATCTTTAGAGGATCTAATCATTAGCTGAAATTCAAATCTTAAATCTCTTAATTATCTTTAGAGGATCTAATCATTGCGCCATTGTCCTGGAGACTAAGACACTCTTTTATATGATTTTATCTCAAATGGTTATAATTTATCAGCAATCATCCTTAAGCAAATTTACCCAAGATTatattgttttattttaattagGCTTAAATTGAATCAGTGTTGTCGTGTTGGGCAAAACACTAAGAAACAAAAGGAATATGACATGAAAAAAGTatgtattttttaatataataaaaaaatgtttttacaAGCAACCATTGCATATTTGTTCAGACATGAAGCTTTTAATGGTAAGTTTAATCCAAGTTTTGAGCTAAAGATTCTAGTCAAACACTTTCCTAACTGAACACAACTTTCTTCCATATAAATAATTTGTACAAACTGATTTTTACTAATATATACAACACACTAAGTAAAATCTTTTTGCTAATACACACAAAATATATTAATATAGAAAACCTACCAAACATAGCAACCAAATCTTTATCGCACTGATTGAGATCTTTTTGTTaatacatgcaaaatatattAATATAGAAAACCTGCAAAACATATTATCGACCAGAAGGATTTCTATTCCATGACAAGTACGAAGGATCCCCAAGTTTCCTGCAAGAAGGAAGAAAGTAAATTAGCAAAAGATATCACAAAATATTGGTCACTttgtatattatatatacatCATTCAACCTAATCTAATATTACCCTTTTCTGGTAGGTAATAATATTTCTCTGCAGTAGCTTACTAGTTAATAGTTTTAAACCAGAAAGATGAGAGGAAAACAAAAGAGTTCAGTGTGTAATGACTTAACATAAAGTAAATATACAAATAATGACATCCAATATTAAAAGGAAACATGATAGAAATTATCATATTCATGAAAAGGACGATATGGCCATGAAACAACCTTTAGTATGAAAGTCCAAACAAATCAAAATGCATAAGAAATAAGGTATGAATATACCAGCATCGATTAAAGTTGCTGagtaaaagaagaaaatttaaaGGCACTGCCACTTTGGATTTTCAGTGTTACTTAATCCCTCAACAAATCATGTCCCATACAATAAATCACTTCAACTAGTACCAAATATATAAACCATGTAATATCATGCTTAcatttcagtatttttttttatttgagggGAACTCATATAATTTATATCATGGGGTTCGTATCTAAGTATACTTGCTGACCGTCGctcaaatttcattttttttaggaAAATATAATTTACCTGTCAAAAGATAGTGCTACTTCACTTTCCTTCTAAGAAATTGTTATCAATTAGCCTTTCTGAGTTTACCTATATTGCGACTTACCCTTACAATTACATGATAGATTCAATCTTCTGTTATTTGTAAGACTATTTAAATACCCCAAGCGATCCTACTGAGGTGAATTGCAAATTCTTAATTTGAGTTTCATCTTTCTGCTTCACGAATGCAACTCTTCTTCCTATTCCTCTTGTCTCAAATCCTTGATCATCTTTTTGTTCATACTCTTCTGCTCTGAGAACTTTTCCAGCTTCTTTACTTTTCTTCCCTTTGTACCTCTTCCTTGAATCTCTAATACCCTCCTTGCCCAAAGAGACTAAAAAGACTGGCGCCCCCTCTTTAGTCGCTAATGGTCAAGTGAGCTCTGGTTGGGCATGCTTAAAATCACGGCATAGGCCTTTTGTCTGAAAATGTGTTTCTTGTGCTTTTACATGGTACAAGAGTTGCTTCCTCATCTTTGATAACAATGGAACTGAGGGTGCATAAGTTATGAATAAAAAGTTGCTTCCTCTCTTTAGTCCCACGTGGTAAGTGAGACCCCCTTGGGTATGTTGAAGTATAATTTACCCAAGATAGGCACGCATTTTATTTTGTACTAAATTTGTCAGGATTTTAGATCCCTACACTTGATTTTACATTTCCTGTACTCTCTTCTAAACTAAATTTTAACATCATATGTACTCTTCCGTGTTACTTCCTTTTTTCTAAATACTTTCAATATACCCTCTCCATGAGCTCTTCTTCCATCTTCTGCCTcctctttcaagctttcttcttcttctttcattcCACCATGAATTTCTTAGCAATTAAGCTAGGGTTTCACTATTCAAAGGGTGATAGGGCGGCATATACATTGTTTGAACATGTTTCTTGGAAATCATTAAGAGAGGAACAATGATAAAATTGTTCAAATTTCTTCTCCTTCCTATATATTCCTCATTAGCTGTTGGAGACAGTGAGGAGGGATCAACCAAACTTTGGGTAGTGGAACAAGCAAGAGGCATGAAGCAAGAAGCAAGAGGCAAGAGGCAAGAGGCcaagtaaaaatattaagaaaaactTTATGTTTTCCTAGAGTCATCCGGATCGTCCTTGTGAGCAAAGTGACAAAAAATCTCTCAACGGCCAAACTAAGATTATGCTATATGTTAGATGGGAAAGCTGTTTTGCCCATATTTTATGTTGAGTCACTATAGAATAAAGTAAATTAATCAACTTATTACACTCATAACACACCCCATATAAAAAACATATCAATCATTCaatataaaatagacaaaatatgaCAATTTAATCAACATGAAGAATACATGCATATAATCATCTAAAATATTATCACTTGCTAAACAAAATTCACTTATAGAGCTGCTtagaatttttatttgatttaataaagtcttaaatcaattcaactgaacaaataagaaatttttttattaactgATGTGGGCAGCATATGCCACATGCAGCCTATGCAGCCTCCGGTCAAATTAACAATGCAACCGcttttaaaaaacattataaGGATCagtattaaaaaataagaatattGAGAATAAATTATTAAAGAAGACAGAACTTAAAATGTGACTTCAATATAGCACCTTCAATGCTATGACTGAAAAAGCAAGTTACTTAATAGCATGAAAATTGTTATATAAATCTCCCTCATAGTTGGAAACTACACATGGATTTTTGTGGTTATGCTAAGTCATCCTTCCACACAGTACACAAACTTCACCTAATCAATGTAACATGACCCATTAAATATAATCCATAGCAAAAGATAATGAAGAAAGCACTGAACAAATTTATTATTGTTTGTACAGTTTTATCTATTTGGGGGCTGAAAATTTATTATTGTTTATACAGTTTTGTCAATTTGAGGGCTGAAAAATTTTCTGTGATTGGGCACCTAATATAGTGTTCATTTACTATATCCCAAAGCTAATACTTTCAAACTAAAAATATTACTAGTGGGGCATTTGATTGCAAACCATTAGTTAGTTTTTGAGTCACAATCCAAAATgcaaataatataaataatatttgtgAATATGTATGTTAACCATTCCACATACAATATCAATCATATTTGAAATTATAGTTCTCAATTGACTAATATGAAAGTACATTCTAATTCTAATTGTTTTATATGCATGATAtaattatttctaattattttaatCGAAACTAAAATTTATAAGATCTTGTTAATTAGAATAATCACTTGTACAAACATCAGTACCAAAATTGTATTTTACTTATAAGCTTTTACCGATATCTTAGATCCTCATAAAGTTAAAAACAAAAGGGAACTTATTTCATTAAACTTTCTTATAAATTCATCGTTATTAATCTATAAAGGTGATGGCATCACTGTGATATCATCTTTAAAACTAGCTAAAACAACAAACTTCAAAATTTTCATCTTATTTTAAAAGTCAATATCTTATGGTAGAACATATCGCATTTATGCTAACATCATTTACTTAATCTAGTAGAAAGTTGTTCTAGATTTCTACACATTTTTTGTTTTATATTATCTTAAATGGATACATAAAAAGTAGACATTAGTTGAAAATCTGTAATCTTTCTTCCATATTTCTGTAAGATTTacctatatattttttattttaacgtGAATTCATGTCAGTTAAGGCTAAAAATGTGACTTCCTGATCAGTTCAAGCCGCAAGTAGCaaatgtagattttgattttaagGACTGCCAATTGAACTTTCACGTTTCAAGCAATTTGCAGGCAACCAAATGACTGCATAGCCTGTCTGCTACTCTCTTTGTTCTACATAGTGCATAGGCAATCAAACAGTCCTAAGTGAATCCATAAAGAGCACCAATTAAGCATAGGAAAACATATTGCCGTGAGAGTAGTTCAAGAATTCTAACTCCCAAGGTTAAACTAAACTAAAAAGTTCCATAACAGGTTGTAGTTATGTTGGTTTCAATACAAGAAATTACCAAATAGGAATTAGTAgtgaaagagcatacctaggcttCACCAAGTACACCCCAGTAAAGGCTATGGCCAAAAAGAAGCATAATCCTCCAATAGTGAGATATGTGATGCCAATAAAATCATTTTTTCCACCAAGCCAGCTTGAGGTGGAAAGAACCAACTTCTTTTTGCCACTAAAACTATATGTGTTGTAGTTGTTCTTTATTGTTACCGTTATGGTATCATTTTCCCTAAGATTTTGTTCTATTTTCCCATATGACTTCCTGAATGTTGGAAGGGCAGCAGTACGCATCCAGACAATGAGATCTTCCTGCTGACTCAGCTGCACAACAAAAGCATAAAAGTTGAGTCTATCTATTAGATTCAGTTGCTAAAAAAGGAAATCATAATGAAATTAAAACCTAACAACGTACTTATGAAAGCATGGCAAGAAATTGAATGCAAAACAACAAACTAAGAAGAGATCAactgtaaaaagaaaaaaaactgctGACAATAGCTCAGGACCAAGCATTTGGTGCATAACATATTTAACAGCTAATGCATTCCCAACTAAATACCAGTTGAAAattttcaagcaagaaagaatGGGAAATGAATGGCACAATCTTAAATACACAGCAAACTCATTGGATTTCAGTTGTAAGAGACTGAGTCGTTTTTTGAACCTGAAGAAACACTAAACCATAAAATTGTCATAGAATTTTTCACTAGTTAGCAGGATGTCTTAGAGTAATttaagtagaaaatgaaaacccTATTACTTAGCAAGTCAAACACTCAAAtgatttgttcttcagaagtGTAGGTTGCAGTTGCAACACGAAAATATGTAGcaggtaattaaaaaaaaaaacagagtctCACTGGTGTGTTTTCATCAAGTGAAGCACCGCCTATCAAGGTACCATTCTGAAAGTTCCTCGGAAAGACATCATTTCCAAATTTGTGATCCCTGTCACTCTTCCAGGAAATGCCCCTCTTATTCACAGTCAAATTTTGGTTCCCAATGGAAAAATTGTAAGTATCATTAAATAAACTCCATGCTATAAGACCACACGGGACAATTGGAGAACCATTAGATGCGTCTTCTGGATCACAACCACTTGTGTCATTTGCTTTCCCACGATCCTTCAGTTGTGCATCATTTCGGCTCTTTACATATCTAGAAGAAAATTCAACACCGATCAACCAGTAAGTTAAACAATGAAAAATTGTTTGTCAATATCTGTATAGGGATAAAACATAATGACTGTATGACATCAAAAATTGAACCAAATGTCATAGGAAAATGAGTGATTATATAACATGGTATGCTACTAGTGAAAATAGTATTGCTAGCTATAGAAGGTTGTGCTGCACATACCTCCTATGGTTTTGGTAGAAGTTATCTAGTTGATAGTAGACATAAATGGGTGGATCCATGTCTTTTGGTACCTAAGAGAAAAATAATGGTGTTAATAGTCGTTGGCTTTTGTAAAGCTGCATTAGTTGTCAAGATAACCTACAATGAGCAAGTTATCAACGACAACAAACTAAAGATCCGGTTACATATCATGATGACATAAATTAATTTTTCTCTCTCTGCTTCATTGCAGCAATAAGTATCAAAGATTAAAAGTACAAGAAATCCTTGTTACCCTGAGTGTTATATTGCAGgttttatcaatatttttatcCTGGATGTATGCAACCCTATAAGCCTTCGTGTTGTTCCCTGGTATGCAGTCGGCATCATAACGTTTCACAATTTCAACAACCTACAAACAAAACTAACAGTCGGATATAAACAGTGCTACTGGACATCAAAGAAACTAGTCATCTTATCAACAATTAGCATACATTGGTAGAGGCCCGCAGTGCTGCAATACCAATGGGAATGAAGATGACGCCAATAAGTGTGAAAACAGAGATCACCTGCAAGATATGGCATGAGATTTTCCTATCAGATATCCAGTTCCAAACTTAGTATCATAAATTTTGTATAGAGAACACAAAGCTTACCCATCTTGGAGTAAGGATTGGTTTACAAGCTGGGAGCTCCTGCTGTGTAAACCTGGAATCTGAGTACCCGATTGAAAACAAACAAGATCAATAGATTCAGAAGAGATATTTTAGCATGAATCAAACTGGATATGCAAGGGGGTTTAGGAAAAACTATTGTAAAACCACTCTCATCAATATGCAAAGAAACATAAGTAAATGTAGAGAATTAGCTGGATTTCTCTATTTGTGAATACTGAAATTTCCTCTTAAGCTTCAGTGATTGCCTTAGCTTGACTAAGTCAGATTGACAACGAAGCCCAACCAAATGAATTAGCTCTTTAAAAGGCATATTTTGTGTCAAGAGGAAGGCACCTCATACTGATCAACATCATACTCACCACAATTTTGTGCTACTTTTTAATCAAATATAAAGCTCCAAAATGGGTTCTCAAGCAAATTGATCAACAAGCAAAGGCTTCCCTCTTACTCCTTGTATAGAGTGCTAAGGAATCATTTGTCTAGTTGGATGAGACAGTCATATCATGAATTAAAATGTTGTTCCATGCCGGACAAAAGTGGCAAAATTTACCATTCCACCCACTATCCGGCACTGGTGCACGGCACTGCGGGCAGCGGGTGTGTGATacataaatcctaataaaaccTTATGTAATTAACCTTAGcttaataatttcaatcaactctAAGCTATAATAAGGATAATTTAAAACAAGCTTAATCAAAACCTAATAAAACTAtgccacatatatatatataatttaaatttcaaaaatatataattaattttttatttatttttttatctagcATATAGAGGCGACATGGTcccatatttaaaatatatatatatattttttttttatttttgtgtattttaattttctaatatttagattaatttttttttaattaatatattttatatttaaaaaatactgaaaccATATCGATACAGACCGAAACCATATCGTTCCAGtcataaatcaaaattttgatacggctcgagattttaaaccatagtggcaaaaaggcgaatacgctcgcccccagcgccccgccaatccgtcccagggccaacacggaggaggtaaatcacgggcaacctttagaatagtgactagcatataagggaggtatttacctcggctttgccgagattcgaaccccagacctcatagtggcaacacctcatgcgctagccactagacccatccgaggggaccttgagattttaaaccatgagtCATATTATCATGGACTCATTAAGAAACAAGGGATCATTGATTTATAGGAAGCTAACACAACAATACCTGAAAAATGGTGGTGGACCTTGCTTAATTTAGTCAATGGTCCTTCATCCTCAAGGAAAATTGGCATCAAACTAGTTAAAAGGCATTCTCTTTTGTTTGGAAGGGTATTATACAATCCTCTACCCTCTTCCTATATGGAATACAAAGCAGAGTGGGAATGGAGAGTCAATTAACTTCTAAAAGGAAGCTTGGGTTAGTTCATTAGCCTTGGCTTTGACCTTCCCAGACAATTGCAAGGATTTTGGACCAAGCGCCTGCATCAAACTGAAATAATCTGGAAAGCCTACCTACTTTACCCTTTTATAGTATGGAGGTTATAATCGGCTGAACTGCAATGGAGTTGTAGAACAATGTtgaatagcaaaaaaaaaatctttggcAACAATATCTTAACAAAAATTGTTGACAAAAAGCAATTTATATTGGGAAGAACGGCCAGGGAGTTGTAGAATAGAGttggaaataaaaaattaaaaaaaaaaaaaacattgtctCCAATCCAATTATGTCAGAATAGGTGTTATAATGTCAGCTTTGTATGCTCATTGCCGAGAGAAGGATGAGATAGAAATCATATTTGCTGAAATGCAATTTGGTGgcatatgttaaaaaaataaatcactgAATTCACACCGGAAAGAATGTGTTAACTACAGTTACCTGCTCCATGGTGAATGGTGCTTGTGGACATCGCAAccgaaaaatttaagaaaatatttggaaCTGCTTTTGCGATTCAGTGTATTGATTGTTCAAACCTTAGGGTAAGAGATTAGGAGAGTTCTGTTTATAGCCGTACACTGTTATTTGTAAAATGAAATCCCACCGTGGCCGTCTTTCCCTCGGCGTAAAAATACGAATCAAAACACACCAGAGGATGATCGAGCAACGACAAAACAACAAGAGAGAGACGAGTGCGGTACCCAAATCCCAAATCTAATTAGAaaggatgaaaaaaaaagaaggaaattccaataaaaaaaagtttaaatagATGCACACAAAAGCAAACCCGTAAACAAAAATTTCATTGCAAATCCCATATCTAACAACAAACAATAAATCGATCTTACACTTTGGCCTGTTGGAATTCCTCCTGGGAGCTGATACATCTCCCGATCCAGAGCTCGTGCCAGCGGCCGAATTGTTCATCCCCTAAAACACGAGAAAGCTCGCCAGATGGCAAAAGGTGAGATTTTCTGATCAAAGACGCGCAAAAAAACTGCTCTGGTCCTtggagaaaccaaacaagatCAGATCTTTCTCAGAATCAAAGGGGATTTGGCTTTGCTTATAGTAGTAGTTGTTCTGCTCCCAAGGT includes these proteins:
- the LOC122052403 gene encoding ALA-interacting subunit 1-like, with translation MNNSAAGTSSGSGDVSAPRRNSNRPKYSRFTQQELPACKPILTPRWVISVFTLIGVIFIPIGIAALRASTNVVEIVKRYDADCIPGNNTKAYRVAYIQDKNIDKTCNITLRVPKDMDPPIYVYYQLDNFYQNHRRYVKSRNDAQLKDRGKANDTSGCDPEDASNGSPIVPCGLIAWSLFNDTYNFSIGNQNLTVNKRGISWKSDRDHKFGNDVFPRNFQNGTLIGGASLDENTPLSQQEDLIVWMRTAALPTFRKSYGKIEQNLRENDTITVTIKNNYNTYSFSGKKKLVLSTSSWLGGKNDFIGITYLTIGGLCFFLAIAFTGVYLVKPRKLGDPSYLSWNRNPSGR